Sequence from the Desulfovibrio sp. TomC genome:
GGTGGCCCGGGCGGTTGCCGGCAAACCGTTTCTGGCCGTGCTCGATACCTCGACCCCAAGCATTGATGCCGACATCGCCGCCGCCGCCGCCCTGACCAAGGCCCTGCCCGGGCTTTTTACCGTCCTGGTCGGTCCCCATGCCACGGCCCGGGCCGGCGAGGTGCTGACCGCCAAGTCCGGTGGGGTCCTGGCTGTGGCCCGGCGCGAATACGAGGCCACGGTACTGGAGCTGGCCCGGCTGCTCGGGTCCGGCCCGGCCACGGCCAAGCGGCTGGCCACCGTGGCCGGCCTGTCCTTTCTGGGCGAGGGCGGGGCCGTGGTCCACAACCCGGATAGGCCCTATATCGAGGATCTCGACGCCCTGCCGCCGGTGGCCCCGGTCTATGCCCGCCATCTCGACATCCGCCACTATTTCAACCCCAATGCCAAGCCGCCCATGGTGACCCTGGCCACCTCGCGTGGTTGCCCCTATCGCTGTTCCTTCTGTCTGCATCCGCAAACCCTGACCGGCCGGGCGGCGCGCTACCGCAGTATCAACAAGGTGCTTGACGAAGTGGCCTGGTGCCTGGACAATTTCCCGGGGCTGCGCAGCATTTTCTTTGAAGACGACACGTTGACCGCCGACAAGGCCCGCTGCCGGGAATTTTGCGCCGCCATCATCCGCCGGGGGCTGTCCTTTGACTGGTCGGCCAATGCCCGGGCCGATCTCGATGCCGACCTGCTGGCGCTCATGCGCCGGGCCGGCTGCCGGCAGGTCTGCACCGGCTTCGAGTCGGCCGATCCGGCCGCGCTTTCGTCCATGAAAAAGGGCATCGGCACCGAGCGCATGCGCCGCTTTCGGGCCGACGCCGCCAAGGCCGGCATCAAGGTTCACGGCTGCTTCATTTTCGGCTTCCCGGGCGACACCCGGGAGTCCATCCTGGCCACCATCGACTTTGCCCTGAGCCTTAATCCCGACACGGCCCAGTTCTATCCGGTCATGGTCTATCCCGGCACCGAGGCCTACGACGAGTACAAGGAACGCGGCTTCATTGCCGCCGGCCGCTGGCGCGACTGGCTGACTCCGGATGGCTTGCACGGCTGCGTGGTGCGAAACGAGCACCTGTTTCCGCCCGAGATCGTGCGTCTGTGCGATCTGGCCCGGCGTCGGTTCTACCTGCGCCCCAAATTCCTGGCCCGCCGGGCGGCCATGGCGCTTGTGAGCCCCGGGGAAATGGCCCGCACGGTTCGGGCCGGCCGGGTCTTTCTCAAGCATCTGGTTCGGGGGTCGCGGGTGTGAGAGGAGGGGAGACCATGCCCGGCCTGACCGTCGTCATCCCGGCCTATAACGCCGCCGCCACCCTGCCGGACACCCTGGTGGCCCTGGCCGCCCAGAGCATCGGGCGGGAGAACTTTGCCGTCATCGTGGTGGACGACGGCTCCAGGGACGACACCGCCGCCGTGGCCGCGCGCCTGGGCGCAACTGTCATTCGCCAGCCAAATGCCGGGCCGGCTGCCGCCCGAAACGCCGGAGCTGCGGCAGCGGACGGCAACATTCTGGTCTTTACCGACGCCGACTGCGCCCCGGCCCCGGATTTTTTGGCGAAGCTTACCGCCCCCCTGGCCGACCCGGCCGTGTCCGGCGTCCAGGGAGCTTACCGCACTCGCCAAAAGGCGCTGGTGGCCCGGTTTGCCCAGCTCGAATTCGAGGACCGCTACGCCTTCGTTGCCCGCCGCCCGACCATCGACCTTATCGCCACCTACGCCGCCGCCTATAGGAAGGCCGTTTTCGACGCGGCCAGCGGCTTTGACACGTCCTTTTGCGTGGCCGACAACGAGGACACCGAATTGTCCTACCGGCTGGCCGCCGCTGGGCACAGGCTGGTCTTTGCCCCGGACGCCCTCGCCTATCACCGCCACCCGGCCACGCTTTTCCGCTATCTGCGCATCAAGGCCCGGCGGGCCTGTTGGCGGTTTCGGGCCTGCCGGGAGCATCCGGGCAAGCTTGTGTGCGACGGGTACACTCCGCCTGTCATCCGGGTGCAGACCGTGCTGGCCGGCCTTTTGGCCCTGGGGTTCCTCCTGTGGCCGTTGTCCCGGGCCGGGTGGTGGCTGGCCGGCCTAGCCCTGGCCGCGCTCCTGGGGAGCGCCGTGCCCTTTGTCCGGTTTGCCGCCCGGCGCGACCGGCTGGTGGCCGTCGTTGCCCCGGCCGTCATCGTGGCCCGTTCCCTGGCCTTTGCCGGAGGGCTGGCCTGGGCTGTAGCCGCCAGACTGGCCGCCATGGCCGTCACAAGGCCTGCCAGTGAAAAAGCAGCTGTCCCCCCACCCACAGCATCGAAAAAGACCCAACTCTCACCAGCACCGCCCAAAAAAATAGGGATTGATTTGCATACGGTGGGGGGGATCCGGCAGGGGTCGCGCACCTATATTGCCGCCCTGGCCGCCCGGTTGCCGGCGGCCGCGCCAGACCTGGATTTCGTCTTTTACGTCACCCCGGCTGGCCGCGACGAAGCCCGCCGTCTGGCCGGGGGCGCCCCAAACGTGACCATCCGCGACATCCCGGCCGGCCGCTTTGCCCGGCTGGTGTTCCCGTTCCCCTGGCGGCTTCGCCGCGAGGTGGACGTTTTTCACTGCCAGTATATCGCGCCGCTTGCGCTAACCGTACCCTGCGTGATCACGCTCCACGACATTCTCTTCGAGACCATGTCGCAGTTTTTCCCCAAGGGGCTTTCCCGGCTGATGCGCCTGCTCTATCCGAGAAGCGCCCGGCGGGCAGCCATGGTGCTGACGGTTTCGGACTATTGCCGGAGTGAGATCGTGGGCTGCTATGGCGTGGCCCCGGACCGCGTGGCCTTTGTCCATTCCGGACTGGATACGGCATTTTCGCCAGTGACCGATCCCGCCGCCCTGGCCGAGATGCGCCGTCGCCTGGGCATCCCGGACGGGCCGTACATCCTGTCGCTCGGGCGCATCGAACCACGCAAGAACCTGCCTGGCTTGGTCGCAGCCTACCGGCTGGTGCGGGAGCGTCTGGGCGCGCCGGCTCCCTGGTTGGTCGTGGCCGGCCCGGATGACGGCCTTTTTGCCGATTTCGGCCGGCAGGTCCGAGAGAGCGGCGGCGGGGAGGGCATCGTTTTTTGCGGCGGCGTGGCCCAGGCCGAGCTGCCGGCGCTTTACTCCGGGGCGGCGGTCTTTGCCTATCCGAGCTTTGGCGAGGGTTTTGGACTGCCGGTCCTGGAGGCCATGGGCTGCGGCGCGCCGGTGGTGGCCACCACCAGTCCGGCCGTGCCCGAGGTGGCCGGCGACGCGGCCCTTTTTGTCGTTCCGACCGACACGGCCGGGCTGGCTGAGGCGCTTATGCGGGTTGTCGCCGACCCGGAGCTGGCGGCGAATCTGCGCGCCCGGGGACTTGCCCGGGCAGCGTGTTTTACCTGGGACGGGGCGGTGGCCCTGGCGCTTGCCGCCTACCGCAGGGCTGCGGCCGGCCTCACTCTACGCCAAAGCCCAGCGTTGCGTCGCACTGCCCCGGGCACTCGGCCGTAAGCGCCGTCTCGCCCGGTGGCAGGCTCACGACCGGAAGGCTGCGGGTGTCGAGGGATAGAACCGCTGCAAGCGGCGTTTCGGGCGAGGACCACAGTTGCGCCCCGTCCCCGGACAGTCGAAAGCGCACCCGGATCGTCCCGGTGGCCCGGCCCAGATCAAACGACGCCCGGCGCGTCACCCCAAGCCCGTCCCAGCGGCCCGAGCGGGTGCTTGCAAAGGCGTCGACCGGC
This genomic interval carries:
- a CDS encoding B12-binding domain-containing radical SAM protein, with amino-acid sequence MADILVLNPPFLPKFSRPQRSPAVTKSGTLYFPLFLAQLVAVLEADGYAVDFCDAPAAGLDLPAVVARAVAGKPFLAVLDTSTPSIDADIAAAAALTKALPGLFTVLVGPHATARAGEVLTAKSGGVLAVARREYEATVLELARLLGSGPATAKRLATVAGLSFLGEGGAVVHNPDRPYIEDLDALPPVAPVYARHLDIRHYFNPNAKPPMVTLATSRGCPYRCSFCLHPQTLTGRAARYRSINKVLDEVAWCLDNFPGLRSIFFEDDTLTADKARCREFCAAIIRRGLSFDWSANARADLDADLLALMRRAGCRQVCTGFESADPAALSSMKKGIGTERMRRFRADAAKAGIKVHGCFIFGFPGDTRESILATIDFALSLNPDTAQFYPVMVYPGTEAYDEYKERGFIAAGRWRDWLTPDGLHGCVVRNEHLFPPEIVRLCDLARRRFYLRPKFLARRAAMALVSPGEMARTVRAGRVFLKHLVRGSRV
- a CDS encoding glycosyltransferase, whose product is MPGLTVVIPAYNAAATLPDTLVALAAQSIGRENFAVIVVDDGSRDDTAAVAARLGATVIRQPNAGPAAARNAGAAAADGNILVFTDADCAPAPDFLAKLTAPLADPAVSGVQGAYRTRQKALVARFAQLEFEDRYAFVARRPTIDLIATYAAAYRKAVFDAASGFDTSFCVADNEDTELSYRLAAAGHRLVFAPDALAYHRHPATLFRYLRIKARRACWRFRACREHPGKLVCDGYTPPVIRVQTVLAGLLALGFLLWPLSRAGWWLAGLALAALLGSAVPFVRFAARRDRLVAVVAPAVIVARSLAFAGGLAWAVAARLAAMAVTRPASEKAAVPPPTASKKTQLSPAPPKKIGIDLHTVGGIRQGSRTYIAALAARLPAAAPDLDFVFYVTPAGRDEARRLAGGAPNVTIRDIPAGRFARLVFPFPWRLRREVDVFHCQYIAPLALTVPCVITLHDILFETMSQFFPKGLSRLMRLLYPRSARRAAMVLTVSDYCRSEIVGCYGVAPDRVAFVHSGLDTAFSPVTDPAALAEMRRRLGIPDGPYILSLGRIEPRKNLPGLVAAYRLVRERLGAPAPWLVVAGPDDGLFADFGRQVRESGGGEGIVFCGGVAQAELPALYSGAAVFAYPSFGEGFGLPVLEAMGCGAPVVATTSPAVPEVAGDAALFVVPTDTAGLAEALMRVVADPELAANLRARGLARAACFTWDGAVALALAAYRRAAAGLTLRQSPALRRTAPGTRP